A window of Belonocnema kinseyi isolate 2016_QV_RU_SX_M_011 chromosome 9, B_treatae_v1, whole genome shotgun sequence contains these coding sequences:
- the LOC117180737 gene encoding elongation factor 1-beta', producing MAVGDLKTDQGVKDLNIYLAERSYIEGYQPTQADVAVFEALGKAPNSSNPHALRWYNHIKSYDLKKLPGEKKASILGSGTAPAAAAGGKPAAEEEDDVDLFGSDEEEDAEAAKIREERLKAYAEKKSKKPALIAKSSIVIDVKPWGDETNMEEMEKAVRSIEMDGLVWGACKFSKIINHTKNN from the exons ATGGCCGTGGGCGATCTTAAGACTGACCAGGGTGTCAAGGACTTGAACATCTATCTCGCAGAACGCAGTTACATCGAAGG ATATCAACCAACTCAGGCTGATGTAGCAGTCTTTGAAGCTCTTGGGAAAGCGCCAAACTCTTCGAACCCACACGCTCTCAGGTGGTACAATCACATCAAATCGTACGATCTGAAGAAATTGCCTGGGGAAAAGAAGGCTTCCATTTTGGGAAGTGGAACTGCTCCAGCAGCAGCAGCAGGAGGAAAACCGGCCGCCGAAGAGGAAGACGATGTCGATCTCTTCGGTTCGGACGAGGAGGAAGACGCCGAGGCAGCGAAAATCAGAGAGGAGAGACTGAAGGCATACGCCGAAAAGAAATCGAAGAAACCGGCCCTCATTGCCAAGTCGAGTATTGTCATCGACGTCAAGCCCTGGGGAGATGAGACCAATATGGAAGAAATGGAGAAGGCAGTCAGATCCATCGAGATGGACGGCTTAGTTTGGGGTGCCTgtaagttttcaaaaatcattaatcACACCAAGAATAACTAA